From a single Sphingobium lignivorans genomic region:
- the lnt gene encoding apolipoprotein N-acyltransferase: protein MKIQTIDRAAAQAWLAKRPGLVALGAGVLSATGFEPLRLWPVTLAMLALFMQLLWRARDRREAARIGYAFGLGQFTVGLNWIAHAFTFQDAMPHWLGYPAILLLSFYLAFYPAMAALIGWQLGRGRAQLFALFLGCAWLLTEYLRATMFTGFPWNPLGVIWLGTGVDQLAIAIGTYGLGLVAMLAAGALWWAAHRQWRPAAMVTGGLVLVALLGTLRAGQVGAPAEGSGVAIRVVQPNINQNEKYDPQLEELNFRRLSALTGAPGAAPRLVFWPEAAVPAILDMEPAWRARIASLLGPGDLLMLGGDKFHFRERDGIMDANVLEGANNSLWVMDARGALLGRYDKAHLVPYGEYLPMRSLLSGIGLARLVPGDIDFWPGPGPRTLDLPGAQGRPSLRMAVQICYEIVFSGQIIDRANRPDFIFNPSNDAWFGTWGPPQHLAQARLRGIEEGLPVIRSTPTGISALVDAAGHVVAAIPHGAAGAFDARLPVATRPTPFARWGNILPLTLAAMLIVSGVAIGRRNR from the coding sequence ATGAAAATCCAGACAATCGATCGGGCAGCCGCGCAGGCATGGCTCGCGAAACGGCCGGGCCTCGTGGCACTGGGCGCGGGCGTCCTTTCCGCGACCGGCTTCGAGCCGCTGCGCCTGTGGCCCGTGACGCTGGCGATGCTGGCGCTGTTCATGCAGCTGCTCTGGCGCGCGCGCGACCGGCGCGAGGCTGCGCGCATCGGCTATGCCTTCGGCCTTGGGCAGTTCACCGTGGGGCTCAACTGGATCGCCCACGCCTTCACTTTCCAAGATGCGATGCCGCATTGGCTCGGCTATCCCGCCATTCTCCTCCTCTCCTTCTACCTTGCTTTCTATCCGGCGATGGCCGCGCTCATCGGCTGGCAGCTCGGGCGCGGGCGGGCGCAGCTCTTCGCGCTGTTCCTTGGCTGCGCGTGGCTGCTGACGGAATATCTGCGCGCCACGATGTTCACCGGCTTCCCCTGGAATCCGCTGGGCGTCATCTGGCTGGGCACCGGCGTCGACCAGCTCGCGATCGCGATCGGCACTTATGGGCTTGGCCTTGTTGCCATGCTGGCGGCAGGCGCGCTGTGGTGGGCCGCGCACCGGCAATGGCGCCCGGCGGCGATGGTGACGGGCGGCCTCGTGCTCGTCGCGCTGCTCGGGACGCTGCGTGCAGGGCAGGTGGGCGCACCGGCAGAGGGCAGCGGCGTGGCGATTCGCGTCGTCCAGCCCAACATCAACCAGAATGAGAAATATGATCCGCAGCTCGAGGAACTGAACTTCCGCCGCCTCTCCGCGCTCACCGGCGCGCCGGGCGCGGCGCCGCGACTGGTGTTCTGGCCGGAAGCCGCCGTGCCCGCCATTCTCGACATGGAACCGGCCTGGCGCGCGCGCATCGCCTCGCTGCTGGGGCCGGGCGACCTGCTGATGCTGGGCGGCGACAAGTTCCATTTCCGCGAGCGGGACGGGATCATGGACGCCAATGTGCTGGAAGGCGCCAACAACAGCCTGTGGGTGATGGACGCGCGCGGCGCGCTGCTCGGGCGCTACGACAAGGCGCATCTCGTCCCTTATGGCGAATATCTGCCGATGCGGTCGCTGCTCTCGGGCATCGGTCTTGCGCGGCTGGTGCCCGGCGACATCGATTTCTGGCCGGGCCCCGGACCGCGCACGCTGGACCTGCCCGGCGCGCAGGGGCGGCCATCGCTGCGCATGGCGGTGCAGATCTGCTACGAGATCGTGTTCTCCGGCCAGATCATCGACCGCGCGAACCGTCCGGACTTCATCTTCAACCCGTCCAATGACGCCTGGTTCGGCACCTGGGGGCCACCGCAGCATCTCGCGCAGGCGCGGCTGCGGGGAATCGAGGAAGGGCTGCCGGTGATCCGCTCGACACCCACCGGCATCTCGGCACTCGTGGATGCCGCCGGGCACGTGGTGGCCGCCATTCCGCACGGCGCGGCCGGCGCTTTCGACGCGCGCCTGCCCGTCGCGACCAGGCCGACGCCCTTCGCCCGCTGGGGCAACATCCTCCCTCTCACGCTCGCTGCCATGCTTATCGTTAGCGGCGTTGCCATTGGGCGACGCAACCGCTAA
- a CDS encoding AraC family transcriptional regulator, with translation MDRMQTLAEIITRHAPATGMYGTPVGCLSLFRADRPTLPIPSVYKASLCLIAQGAKRVSLHDHSLVYDASHYLVVSVDLPLTGHIIEAGEGAPYLCCQIDLDLSALADLIIAQGLTARAAPTPALAVYPSDPDLIDAACRLVKLLDQPQAVPTLAPLIEREILYRLLTGPHGATLRHLAAADSHLSQVSRAIARIRGQFREQLRIRDIAAAAGMSESSLHEHFKAITRMTPLEYQKQLRLQEARRLMLAEGVSAGSAGFAVGYDSPSQFSREYRRLFGAPPRQDIDRMQMGRDYLNAA, from the coding sequence ATGGACAGGATGCAGACGCTCGCGGAGATCATCACACGGCACGCCCCGGCGACGGGGATGTATGGCACCCCGGTCGGGTGCCTGTCCCTCTTTCGGGCGGATCGGCCGACGCTGCCCATACCGTCCGTCTACAAGGCGTCGCTTTGCCTGATTGCCCAGGGTGCCAAGCGCGTGTCGCTTCACGACCATAGCCTCGTCTACGACGCCTCGCATTATCTCGTCGTCTCGGTGGATCTTCCGCTGACCGGGCACATCATCGAGGCGGGGGAGGGCGCGCCCTATCTCTGCTGCCAGATCGACCTCGATCTCTCCGCGCTGGCGGACCTCATCATCGCGCAGGGACTGACGGCCCGCGCCGCGCCCACGCCGGCCCTCGCCGTCTATCCGAGCGACCCGGACCTCATCGACGCCGCCTGCCGGCTGGTGAAGCTGCTCGACCAGCCGCAGGCCGTGCCCACGCTCGCGCCGCTGATCGAGCGGGAAATCCTCTACCGGCTGCTGACCGGACCGCACGGCGCGACATTGCGGCACCTGGCGGCGGCCGACAGCCATCTCAGCCAGGTGAGCCGCGCGATCGCCCGGATTCGTGGCCAGTTCCGCGAGCAGCTGCGCATCCGGGACATCGCGGCAGCGGCAGGGATGAGCGAATCCTCGTTGCACGAGCATTTCAAGGCGATCACGCGGATGACGCCGCTCGAATATCAGAAGCAGCTGCGCCTGCAGGAAGCGCGGCGGCTGATGCTGGCGGAAGGCGTGAGTGCAGGCAGCGCGGGCTTCGCCGTGGGCTATGACAGCCCCTCGCAGTTCAGCCGGGAATATCGCCGGCTGTTCGGCGCGCCGCCGCGCCAGGACATCGACCGCATGCAGATGGGCCGCGACTATCTGAACGCCGCCTGA
- a CDS encoding 16S rRNA (uracil(1498)-N(3))-methyltransferase codes for MPATPAWPPRSAPRLFVEAALGAGVAVPVDGNGAHYLISVMRIREGDTVLLFDGRAGEWAATAGQVRKRDLVLHCTQQTRPLESVPDFWLCAAPIRKGRIDLVAEKACELGVARLVPVLAERCVVDKVNADRLHAHLVEAAEQCGRTALPALAGLVPLAALLADWPQGRTLFFADETGGAPMRDAFAAHPGPAALLVGPEGGFAPAERALIRAHPSARPISLGPRILRAETAAIAATACWMAINGDWTSCETK; via the coding sequence ATGCCCGCCACGCCCGCCTGGCCTCCGCGATCCGCTCCGCGCCTCTTCGTCGAGGCGGCGCTGGGTGCGGGCGTCGCCGTGCCGGTGGACGGCAATGGCGCCCATTATCTCATCTCCGTGATGCGGATCCGGGAAGGCGACACTGTCCTCCTGTTCGATGGCCGCGCGGGGGAATGGGCTGCAACGGCCGGGCAGGTCCGCAAGCGCGACCTCGTCCTCCACTGCACGCAGCAGACGCGCCCGCTCGAATCGGTGCCGGATTTCTGGCTCTGCGCCGCGCCGATCCGCAAGGGCCGCATCGATCTGGTGGCGGAGAAGGCCTGCGAGCTGGGCGTCGCGCGCCTCGTGCCCGTGCTCGCCGAGCGCTGCGTGGTGGACAAGGTCAATGCGGACCGGCTGCATGCGCATCTGGTGGAAGCGGCCGAGCAATGCGGCCGCACCGCCTTGCCCGCGCTGGCCGGTCTGGTGCCCCTCGCCGCCTTGCTGGCGGACTGGCCGCAGGGCCGCACCCTGTTCTTCGCGGACGAGACCGGCGGCGCGCCCATGCGCGATGCCTTCGCCGCCCATCCCGGCCCGGCGGCGCTGCTCGTCGGCCCGGAAGGCGGCTTCGCACCAGCCGAACGCGCGCTGATCCGCGCTCATCCCTCCGCCCGTCCCATCTCGCTCGGCCCGCGCATCCTGCGCGCGGAAACCGCCGCCATCGCGGCCACCGCCTGCTGGATGGCGATCAACGGCGACTGGACAAGTTGCGAAACGAAATGA
- a CDS encoding DNA-packaging protein yields MEGWACRARPAQLPPPGAWFVWLIMAGRGFGKTRAGAEWVRAIAEADDTARIALVAASLHEARSIMVEGESGLLAIAPADRRPHWHPALRQLVWPGGARATIYGASEPDTLRGPQHSHGWADEIAKWPRGIRAWDNLVMGLRLGRRPRIVATTTPRPVALVRRLASDPTVAVTQGRMRDNRAMLPRQFVREMDRSFAATRLGRQELDGELLLDTPGALWTRDLLDRCRLAGPVPSPCDLVRVVVGVDPPASEHGDACGIVVAALDAEGRALVLEDATVEQASPQRWAQATAAAAARWRADRVVAEANNGGAMVAAVLRAADIALPVRLVHASRGKSARAEPVAAAYEAGRVRHAGLFAALEDQLCSMMIGGGYEGPGRSPDRADALVWSLADLLAPGGAKARLRRL; encoded by the coding sequence ATGGAGGGCTGGGCCTGCCGGGCGCGCCCGGCGCAGCTCCCGCCGCCCGGCGCGTGGTTCGTCTGGCTCATCATGGCGGGACGCGGCTTCGGCAAGACGCGCGCCGGCGCGGAATGGGTGCGCGCCATCGCCGAAGCGGACGACACGGCCCGCATCGCGCTGGTGGCGGCCAGCCTGCACGAAGCACGCAGCATCATGGTGGAAGGCGAAAGCGGCCTGCTGGCGATCGCGCCGGCCGACCGGCGGCCGCACTGGCACCCCGCATTGCGCCAGCTCGTCTGGCCCGGCGGCGCGCGTGCGACGATCTATGGCGCGAGCGAGCCGGATACGCTGCGCGGGCCGCAGCACAGCCATGGCTGGGCGGACGAGATCGCCAAATGGCCGCGCGGCATCCGCGCCTGGGACAATCTGGTGATGGGGTTGCGGCTGGGCCGGCGCCCGAGGATCGTCGCGACGACGACGCCGCGCCCGGTGGCGCTGGTGCGACGGCTGGCGAGCGACCCGACGGTCGCCGTGACGCAGGGCCGGATGCGCGACAACCGCGCCATGCTGCCCCGGCAGTTCGTGCGGGAAATGGACCGCAGCTTCGCGGCCACGCGGCTCGGCCGGCAGGAGCTGGACGGGGAATTGCTGCTCGATACGCCGGGCGCGCTCTGGACGCGCGACCTGCTGGACCGATGCCGCCTGGCAGGGCCGGTGCCTTCGCCTTGCGATCTCGTGCGGGTGGTCGTGGGCGTCGACCCGCCGGCAAGCGAGCATGGCGACGCCTGCGGGATCGTGGTGGCGGCGCTCGATGCGGAGGGCAGGGCGCTGGTGCTGGAGGACGCGACAGTCGAACAGGCGAGCCCGCAACGCTGGGCGCAGGCGACGGCTGCCGCGGCGGCGCGGTGGCGCGCAGACAGGGTCGTGGCCGAGGCCAATAATGGCGGTGCGATGGTGGCGGCCGTGCTGCGCGCGGCCGACATCGCGCTGCCGGTCCGTCTCGTCCATGCCTCGCGCGGCAAGAGTGCGCGGGCCGAGCCGGTGGCGGCCGCCTATGAGGCTGGACGGGTGCGCCACGCGGGCTTGTTCGCCGCGCTGGAGGACCAGCTTTGTAGCATGATGATCGGCGGAGGCTATGAAGGACCGGGCCGCTCGCCCGACCGGGCGGACGCGCTGGTGTGGAGCCTCGCCGACCTCCTCGCGCCGGGTGGAGCCAAAGCCCGGCTCAGGCGCCTTTGA
- a CDS encoding SDR family oxidoreductase, translating to MTGVTDKIILVTGASSGIGEATVRELARSGAKLFIGARRGDRLQALAEELGEQVAWQVLDVTDADSVEAFVAAAEARFGRVDALVNNAGVMPLSPLAALKRDEWKKMIDVNIHGVLNGIAAVLPRFVAQRSGHVVNVASIAAHFVMPTAAVYCATKHAVWAITDGLRQEHDDIRATVISPGVVATELGHDITDQNVAAALQEWRRKSLTPDAIARAIRFALEQPEGVDINEIVVRPTAAGM from the coding sequence ATGACTGGAGTGACCGACAAGATCATACTCGTGACCGGCGCCTCGAGCGGAATCGGTGAAGCGACGGTGCGCGAGCTCGCCCGGAGCGGCGCGAAGCTGTTCATCGGCGCCCGCCGGGGCGATCGCTTGCAGGCGCTGGCGGAAGAACTGGGCGAGCAGGTCGCCTGGCAAGTGCTGGACGTGACCGATGCCGACAGTGTCGAGGCCTTCGTCGCCGCTGCCGAGGCACGCTTCGGGCGCGTCGATGCGCTGGTGAACAATGCCGGCGTCATGCCTCTCTCCCCTCTCGCGGCGTTGAAGCGCGACGAGTGGAAGAAGATGATCGACGTCAACATCCATGGCGTGCTGAACGGCATCGCCGCGGTCCTGCCGCGCTTCGTCGCGCAGCGCTCGGGCCATGTCGTCAATGTCGCCTCCATCGCGGCCCATTTCGTGATGCCCACGGCGGCGGTCTACTGCGCCACCAAACATGCCGTCTGGGCAATCACCGACGGGCTGCGGCAGGAGCATGACGACATCCGCGCGACCGTCATTTCCCCCGGCGTGGTCGCGACCGAGCTGGGCCATGACATCACCGATCAGAATGTCGCGGCGGCATTGCAGGAGTGGCGCAGGAAGTCGCTGACGCCCGACGCGATCGCCCGCGCGATCCGCTTCGCGCTCGAACAGCCCGAGGGCGTGGACATCAACGAGATCGTCGTCCGGCCCACTGCCGCCGGCATGTGA
- a CDS encoding VOC family protein yields MRPFHIAFPVHDLAAARAFYGDVMGCREGRSSDSWIDFDLYGHQIVAHLDPAGKAHDPIRNPVDGHDVPVPHFGVILDRADWDDLAARLKTAGTRFVIEPYVRFAGEVGEQATMFFLDPSGNALEFKSFASDDMIFAT; encoded by the coding sequence ATGAGACCCTTCCACATCGCCTTTCCCGTCCACGATCTCGCCGCGGCGCGCGCCTTTTACGGGGACGTCATGGGTTGCCGGGAAGGACGCAGCAGCGACTCCTGGATCGATTTCGATCTTTATGGCCACCAGATCGTCGCGCATCTCGATCCGGCCGGAAAAGCGCATGACCCGATCCGCAACCCGGTGGACGGCCACGACGTGCCGGTCCCGCATTTCGGCGTCATCCTCGACCGGGCGGACTGGGACGATCTCGCCGCACGCCTGAAGACGGCCGGCACGCGCTTCGTCATCGAGCCCTATGTGCGCTTCGCGGGCGAGGTCGGCGAGCAGGCGACGATGTTCTTCCTCGATCCGAGCGGCAATGCGCTCGAATTCAAGAGCTTCGCCAGCGACGACATGATCTTCGCCACCTGA
- the trmB gene encoding tRNA (guanine(46)-N(7))-methyltransferase TrmB: MTAFKTGDPTTLNRLYGRQSGHKLRAGQQALVEELLPAISVPEEGEITATRLFGPSAFGERPLHFEIGFGSGEHLAYRADMLPDHGFIGCEPFLNGVVGALGHVRDRHLANVRLHMGNALDVLARIPDGALSFVYLLHPDPWPKARHAKRRMMNKGPVDLIAAKLKPGGEFRFGTDHPVYLRWALMTMRGRTDFEWLCETPRDFLQRPGGWPETRYEAKARQKGHEVWYFRYRRRPD; the protein is encoded by the coding sequence ATGACTGCTTTCAAAACCGGCGATCCGACCACGCTCAACCGTCTTTACGGGCGCCAGTCCGGCCACAAGCTGCGGGCCGGGCAACAGGCGCTGGTCGAGGAGCTGCTGCCGGCGATCAGCGTGCCGGAGGAGGGGGAGATCACCGCGACGCGGCTGTTCGGCCCGAGTGCCTTTGGCGAGCGGCCCCTGCATTTCGAGATCGGCTTCGGATCGGGCGAGCATCTCGCCTATCGGGCGGACATGCTGCCGGATCACGGCTTCATCGGCTGCGAGCCCTTCCTCAATGGTGTGGTGGGGGCGCTGGGGCATGTGCGCGACAGGCACCTGGCCAATGTCCGCCTGCACATGGGCAATGCGCTCGACGTGCTGGCGCGCATTCCCGACGGAGCGCTGAGCTTCGTCTACCTGCTGCATCCCGATCCATGGCCCAAGGCGCGCCATGCCAAGCGGCGGATGATGAACAAGGGCCCGGTGGACCTCATTGCCGCCAAGCTGAAGCCGGGCGGGGAATTCCGCTTCGGCACCGATCATCCGGTCTATCTGCGCTGGGCGCTGATGACGATGCGCGGGCGGACCGACTTCGAATGGCTGTGCGAGACGCCGCGCGACTTCCTCCAGCGCCCCGGCGGCTGGCCCGAAACACGCTATGAAGCCAAGGCGCGCCAGAAAGGGCATGAGGTCTGGTATTTCCGGTATCGGCGGCGGCCAGACTAA
- a CDS encoding glutamate--cysteine ligase: MSTRTESTGKDDIIESRDQLVSLFERGEKPPTDWKIGTEHEKFVYRKADYRAPSYDEPGGIRDLLEGLRAYGWEPVMEGGNVIALAGADGGISLEPAGQLELSGAARDNLHETCAETGRHLEQVKAVGDRLGLGFLGLGMWPDKTRAELPVMPKGRYAIMLRHMPRVGSLGLDMMLRTCTIQVNLDYSDEARMAKMFRVSLALQPLATALFANSPFTEGKPNGYLSYRSHIWSDTDPARTGMLPFVFEDGFGYERYADYALDVPMYFVYRDGKYIDAAGQNFRDFLEGRLPALPGEKPRMSDWSDHLSTAFPEVRMKSFLEMRGADGGPWNRICALPAFWVGLLYDDAALDAAWDVVKHWTMDARETLRAEVPRLGLATPLGDGRTLRDIAAQVLDIARAGLAARARLNSIGDNETGYLAALDEVVASGRTHAERLLARYEGAWGGDISCIYAEESY, from the coding sequence ATGAGCACACGCACTGAATCGACCGGCAAGGACGACATCATCGAATCCCGGGACCAGCTGGTCAGCCTGTTCGAGCGCGGCGAGAAGCCGCCGACCGACTGGAAGATCGGCACCGAGCACGAGAAGTTCGTCTATCGCAAGGCCGATTACCGCGCGCCTTCCTATGACGAGCCCGGCGGCATCCGCGATCTGCTCGAGGGGCTGCGCGCTTATGGCTGGGAGCCCGTCATGGAAGGCGGCAATGTCATTGCGCTCGCCGGCGCGGATGGCGGCATCAGCCTGGAGCCTGCCGGCCAGCTCGAGCTGTCCGGCGCGGCGCGCGACAATCTGCATGAGACCTGCGCCGAGACCGGCCGCCATCTCGAGCAGGTGAAGGCGGTGGGCGATCGGCTCGGCCTGGGCTTCCTCGGCCTTGGCATGTGGCCGGACAAGACGCGCGCGGAACTGCCGGTCATGCCCAAGGGGCGCTATGCCATCATGCTGCGCCACATGCCGCGCGTCGGCAGTCTCGGGCTGGACATGATGCTGCGGACCTGCACCATCCAGGTCAATCTCGATTATTCGGACGAAGCGCGGATGGCGAAGATGTTCCGCGTCTCCCTGGCGCTCCAGCCGCTCGCGACGGCCCTGTTCGCCAACTCGCCCTTCACGGAAGGCAAGCCCAACGGCTATCTTTCCTATCGCAGCCACATCTGGTCGGATACCGATCCGGCGCGCACCGGCATGCTGCCTTTCGTCTTCGAGGATGGCTTCGGTTACGAGCGCTATGCCGACTATGCGCTCGATGTGCCGATGTACTTCGTCTACCGGGACGGGAAGTATATCGACGCGGCCGGCCAGAACTTCCGCGATTTCCTGGAAGGCCGGCTCCCCGCGCTGCCCGGCGAGAAGCCGCGCATGAGCGACTGGTCGGACCATCTGTCCACCGCCTTCCCCGAAGTGCGCATGAAGAGCTTCCTCGAAATGCGCGGCGCGGATGGCGGCCCGTGGAACCGCATCTGCGCGCTGCCCGCCTTCTGGGTGGGCCTGCTCTATGACGATGCCGCGCTGGATGCGGCATGGGATGTCGTGAAGCACTGGACGATGGACGCGCGCGAGACGCTGCGGGCCGAAGTGCCCCGGCTCGGCCTCGCCACGCCTCTGGGCGACGGACGCACGCTGCGCGACATCGCGGCGCAGGTGCTGGACATCGCGCGCGCCGGCCTTGCCGCCCGCGCCCGGCTCAACAGCATCGGCGACAACGAGACCGGCTATCTCGCCGCGCTCGATGAGGTGGTGGCCAGCGGCCGCACCCATGCCGAGCGCCTGCTGGCGCGCTATGAAGGCGCGTGGGGCGGCGACATCTCGTGCATCTATGCCGAGGAAAGCTACTAA